A genome region from Triticum aestivum cultivar Chinese Spring chromosome 2B, IWGSC CS RefSeq v2.1, whole genome shotgun sequence includes the following:
- the LOC123045319 gene encoding recQ-mediated genome instability protein 1, producing MGRRSLIITDSDEEDAAATPASASASVSTGGGGIVGRPSSQNPSPFLAPYTLPSSPPPSPPVEISDDEEEVDEIQDPDEDPDFGDAPDEMRDSDGDSLFTDVADDLSPPPPAPPQYPPPQTSCPPPAPAPAVPLFRTPTPTPPPASTPPSGTRTPVPPPAAAPAPARTRTPIPSPAAAPTTARTPTPTPPPVAAPTPMSRTPTPTPPPAAASAPPSRTPTPTPPPAAASAPRPRTPAPTPPSAWTPTATPLTSSTPPSALSAQLRPVDAFLRRLGLRVRPEWLQQCAAGLPGFNGHGGTEVQARQCFEQLLFADMNECGAGVLPEGVGSMEATILDGPFVLQVDEIVNMSAPLRERYRDAHAGPKRCLKLSMTDGIQRIYGMEYRPIKDLEVLAPAGFKIVIRNVHIKRGLLMLVPEVIEILGGVVDELEVARVRLVSEVNKPPRGKRKQGGLPLSSRATLAAWPRNVSAANGGEQGISMPRTVNPSHPTGLGNGSQVGRTTQTMEEERVNHPVVVNGVRAQRQHFQENTMQDRSTSLTGNNTEASAPATYRHEPQQSTSRIARTLVDEYVDHPIVANNVDEQIQRVQEITMQDQATAFTRSRGEPSTSTPCGGYDSQQRAHDIGATGANGAEAARPSTVGDNTGQMEHPVILSGENEKPFIYIFNLMAHWTIEKDTRPYIQGKIKGLITSVKRFQFRNRREYELLVYIDDGSQISEAFVDWAIVRNIIGHSCEEVSTAVSDPTSESYIAMKQILSGFQHYLEKFEGTMLIEYNGQSSRPIVREMNEGCSTADAWLLLQRLKTRTAERHIRNLDFMDTTP from the exons ATGGGGCGCCGCAGCCTAATCATCACCGACTCCGACGAGGAAGATGCCGCGGCCACTcctgcctccgcctccgcctccgtttCTACTGGCGGCGGCGGAATCGTCGGCCGCCCCTCGTCTCAAAACCCCAGCCCCTTCCTAGCCCCCTACACATTACCGTcctcgcctcccccctcccctcccgTCGAGAtctccgatgacgaggaggaggtcgaTGAGATCCAGGACCCCGACGAGGACCCCGACTTCGGCGACGCACCCGACGAGATGCGGGACTCTGACGGGGACTCCCTGTTCACCGACGTCGCCGATGACCTCTCCCCACCACCTCCCGCTCCACCTCAATATCCTCCGCCCCAAACTTCATGTCCACCTCCCGCTCCTGCTCCCGCGGTTCCTTTGTTCCGAACCCCAACACCAACCCCGCCTCCCGCATCCACTCCTCCGTCCGGAACACGAACCCCAGTTCCACCGCCGGCCGCCGCACCTGCTCCGGCCCGAACCCGGACCCCAATCCCATCGCCGGCTGCCGCACCCACTACTGCCCGTACCCCAACCCCAACTCCACCGCCCGTTGCCGCACCCACTCCTATGTCCCGAACCCCAACCCCAACTCCACCGCCGGCTGCCGCATCAGCTCCTCCTTCCCGAACCCCAACGCCAACCCCACCACCTGCTGCCGCGTCTGCTCCTCGGCCTCGAACCCCAGCTCCAACCCCTCCCTCTGCCTGGACCCCAACTGCGACCCCGCTCACGTCCTCGACCCCACCGTCCGCACTGAGCGCGCAGCTGCGTCCGGTGGATGCGTTCCTGCGGCGACTCGGGCTTCGTGTACGGCCAGAGTGGCTTCAACAGTGTGCTGCCGGGTTGCCTGGGTTCAACGGCCATGGCGGCACTGAAGTGCAGGCTAGACAGTGTTTTGAGCAGCTCCTCTTTGCCGACATGAACGAATGTGGCGCTGGTGTGCTTCCGGAGGGCGTCGGGTCTATGGAGGCCACCATCCTCGATGGACCATTTGTGCTACAG GTTGATGAAATCGTCAATATGTCTGCCCCTTTAAGGGAAAGATATCGTGATGCACATGCCGGCCCCAAACGATGTTTAAAGTTATCAATGACAGATGGCATCCAACGCATATATGGAATGGAATACAGGCCTATCAAAGACCTGGAAGTTCTTGCTCCTGCTGGTTTTAAG ATTGTTATAAGGAATGTGCACATAAAGAGAGGGCTTCTTATGTTAGTCCCTGAGGTTATTGAGATTCTTGGTGGGGTAGTTGATGAATTGGAAGTAGCACGTGTCAGACTTGTTTCTGAAGTAAATAAACCACCTCGTGGAAAAAG GAAACAAGGTGGATTACCTTTGTCCTCCAGAGCCACCCTAGCTGCCTGGCCACGTAATGTAAGCGCTGCAAATGGTGGTGAGCAAGGCATCTCAATGCCAAGAACAGTAAACCCCTCTCATCCAACAGGATTAG GTAATGGCTCTCAAGTTGGTAGAACTACACAAACAATGGAAGAAGAGCGTGTTAACCATCCTGTTGTAGTAAATGGTGTCCGAGCACAACGTCAACATTTTCAAGAAAACACTATGCAGGACCGATCTACTTCTCTTACTGGGAACAACACAGAGGCTTCTGCACCTGCTACCTATAGACATGAACCCCAACAAAGCACTAGTAGAATTGCACGAACTTTGGTAGACGAATATGTTGACCATCCTATTGTGGCGAACAATGTTGACGAGCAAATACAACGTGTCCAAGAAATCACCATGCAGGACCAAGCTACTGCTTTTACTAGGAGCAGAGGAGAGCCTTCTACATCTACTCCTTGTGGTGGGTATGATTCCCAACAAAGGGCACATGACATTGGTGCAACTGGTGCCAATGGTGCGGAGGCTGCACGGCCTTCAACTGTTGGTGATAATACTGGCCAGATGGAACATCCAGTCATTCTAAGTGGTGAAAATGAAAAACCTTTCATATACATTTTCAACTTGATGGCACATTGGACCATAGAAAAGGATACAAGACCCTACATTCAAGGAAAAATTAAG GGTTTGATTACCTCTGTCAAACGATTTCAATTTAGAAATCGCAGAGAGTACGAGCTTCTTGTGTACATAGATGATGGAAGTCAAATTTCAGAGGCCTTTGTTGACTGGGCT ATTGTACGTAACATAATTGGTCACTCATGTGAGGAGGTTTCAACTGCCGTCTCTGATCCAACCTCAGAATCGTACATCGCTATGAAACAAATTCTGAGTGGATTTCAGCATTATTTGGAGAAATTTGAG GGTACAATGCTTATTGAGTACAACGGACAATCTTCTCGACCTATCGTGCGTGAGATGAACGAAGGTTGTTCGACTGCTGATGCATGGCTCCTGCTTCAGAGGCTGAAAACACGTACGGCTGAACGGCACATCCGAAATTTGGACTTTATGGATACCACTCCGTGA